A stretch of DNA from Saccharomycodes ludwigii strain NBRC 1722 chromosome I, whole genome shotgun sequence:
AAAAGACAGGAATTGTTGACTTCAAATGTGTCTATCAAggatttaattaaaaatgcaGAATATAGTTTCCCATCAACGCTCACCAATAATACAAGCTTGTCTATAATCGTGTCTATTATACAGAaatgtttaaaattaaatccCAAAGATAGACCTACCGTTAAAGAAATTTTGGATATGTTGTcaaattgatattattctttttattttaaaaatttattttattacttAGTGTCTAATACGCACTAATATGGTTATTAAGTATGAATTCCCcgtttataataatagttataTTTAGAAGCAGAGATTGCTACCCTTCTGAGTTAGCCGCCCGCATCTGTCTTTGATTTCGATGCGCTGtccaaaaatttttgttaagGGGTCGagatctttttttttttttttttttttttttttttttatttgtttgttttttgccAGATTTTAGTATTTTGTATTGCCTTAAACATTTATATACAGacatatgtatataatatgactttcttctttttttttttaaaaaaaaattactagAATGTTAagtatttaatataaatacataaagcttatatatatatatatatatatacattaaTCAGGTAAAAGATGACTAGCGATAATGATAGTTGTGCAAATGTTATTCAAAACTTTCAAAATTGTAGAGAATCAGATGTTAAAGGTTATAATGATTGTCCAACCTTTTTGCTTGATTTAAATAACACACGTAGCAAGAAAGGTAGCTATGtgaaaagaaaacagaAATCATCTTTAGTTTCAGCTAGAATCTTACATGATGTAAAGGATACTTTTCGTTCAGCTAAAATTGTGGATGTAGTACCACCTCCTTCATCAGCAAAGAATAGATTTCCTCTCATTGATGCTGACAATAAGCGTACTGAGCTTACTGATAAAAGTCCAGTGACTGAATCCGCTGGTAAAGTGTATGTGGACGAAAACAATAGCATTGACcccattgaaaaaaataacatcaaGTTACTCACTGACTTGGAATTAATTGGTAAGCTAAATGAAATGGTTGCATCTCCATCCGGTCTACCTTTGCAGgagtttaaattttatagtAGCAAATTACTACGTTTTCAAAAAGATATTGTACAGAATCAAAGCGCTAGGCCGGTCTTATGCTATATTTTGGAACAACAAAGCATCATTGATTCAAAACAATTGACTAagcttttaaataaatggGTTATGTCAGATTCAAGTATCAGCTCCTGGTTCCCGGcatttagaaaaattatagaaaaTATTCAGTAAAATATCCATGACATCATGAATTTACATATTTTATAAGGGATGAGGACGCGAATTTTGCTAATAAAAGGAACATTTCTTCTCTTCTGTAAAGAAGGATAGCAAAAAGGTGCaggatatatatatatatatatatatatacatataacaatagtaatatcattatattAAACATAGAGATACTATATATGTCGTCGTCGTtgataaatatacatattagGAAAACttaaatctaaaaattttaaaaaaaaaaaaaaaaaagaaaaaaaaaaaaaattaaaaaataactcaGTAAAATAATTAGGAAAACTTTTCTTAATTGCGATGATCCAGTAAGCTTCAATTTTATGGTATAAAATTTGCCATAATCTACAATTGGCTTTATAAATCTTAGTCTTATGTTCTCCACTCCCCTTTTAATTTGCTGTTTATTTCTTGATTCTTTTAACTGTAGCTTGAAACCCACTCTTAATAGAGGATACAGATCTAGTAGAACCACAGCTCTTACAAACCAAAAAGAATAATCTATTGGATTGTTCCTTCTTCAATTCAGTATTAATACTCTTACAAGTTTTACAGGTAACATATTCAATGATATACCTTCTTAAAACACCTTCCATTTGCTTACTTTGAAATTTACCTTTAATAACCAATCTCTTTTGACCATCAACACTACCAGAAGTACCTAATTCTGCAAACAAATATTGGATTAAATGTTCTGGGTTTctttgtaatttttcagAAATTTCTTGgatattaacaaaaatactCTTCTTACCATCTCTTTGACATACTGGGGGTGGAATTCTAAATTTAGTACCAGTTCTTTCACCAGCCAACTCTGGGTTGTTTGCTcttaaaatattgaaaaacctggttaataaatctttataTGGTAAACCAACAGTTTCTTGGATGCTACTACTAGCAGTACTACTAGTAGTGGAGCTTAGTTCTGGAGTTCCTTGTTCGCTGGTGGCGGATACATCGATACCAGCTTTTTCCAAAGCTTTATCAAAGTCTTCTAAATTAGATGGGgccttcttcttcttcttctttttttttaagcttAAATCACCCAAGCTATTAGTTATATCGTCCAGTTGAGCATCAGAAGAAGATGGGGCTGGTGAACTTTCtgttttttcattttcaacgGCTGCATCAAAACTGGCTGgaatcttcttctttttcttttttaagcCCACAAATAAATCTTCATCATTTGTGGTGGAACTGGAAGTATTGGTGGGGACTGAAGTACCTTCTGTCTTGTTGCCTACCACTGAATCGAAATCCTGAGCGGAAATAGTCTTTttagttttcttttttttctttaatgaTGGGTCAAACCCTAATTCTGCAGTCAAATCggacattttttttttttatattatgtatttaatatagtaattctaatttttcttttccttcttttttcttttttattataatttggTAAAAGATtgatgatatatatattgaataCAGGCTTAATATTTGATATACATTGTTGTATTAAATCAGGcgaaaaaaattcaagaGGAAAAAGAGGAATGAGAATGAGAAgaagaatgaaaaaaattttttttcttttttctttttccttttttcttttttttctttttctttcttttttcttttttcttttccttcaTTCTTATTTGGCTCcgtaaaagaaaaatactttGTATTATGGTGCAGAAGGAGAAAGGCAGAAGACTCCGCACACAGAGggatttcttttttacaaaaacaaagtaAGAAAAATCTGCAAAATTAAGCTAGTTATTAGCTATCTGCAGATTCCTCTGTGACAATCtcttttaacaaaaaaataatcataggttttaatgaagaaaagaaaaaaaaaaaaaatggataatGTGTCGTGTAAAAGcatatttgttttgttttttattttattgctTCAAAAGTATTATAGTTCGTACAAAGTTATACAACCATCTTCTTACAATTTGATGAAATGTCAAGTATATGACATTAGTATTATAATACAAAAACCACCAATTCGTTTATTTAGTCTTCTTATTTCTCCCTCCCAAGACTCAATTCCTCAGTTTTCTCTCTTAAAGCTTCTGTTGCCTCCTTGGTAACATTTTCTATCTCCGTACCTTCTTTAATTTGTACAGTGGTAACATCCAcctctttattttcatttcccTCTCCCTCTTTTTCCACTTCATCTGGGTTAActtcatattttttcaaaaaataagtttCAATATCTTCCTTGTCTGAATTTTCAGCTTCAAATATTGGATCATGATTAAacttgtttttaataaaaggaTCTGCATTATAATCTTCACACAAACACTTAACAACTTCCAATTGCCCGTTTAAAGCGGCCCAATGTAATGCAGTattgccattattatttccttGGTTAACCCATTTT
This window harbors:
- the ADD37 gene encoding Add37p (similar to Saccharomyces cerevisiae YMR184W | ADD37 | Alpha1-proteinase inhibitor-Degradation Deficient); this encodes MTSDNDSCANVIQNFQNCRESDVKGYNDCPTFLLDLNNTRSKKGSYVKRKQKSSLVSARILHDVKDTFRSAKIVDVVPPPSSAKNRFPLIDADNKRTELTDKSPVTESAGKVYVDENNSIDPIEKNNIKLLTDLELIGKLNEMVASPSGLPLQEFKFYSSKLLRFQKDIVQNQSARPVLCYILEQQSIIDSKQLTKLLNKWVMSDSSISSWFPAFRKIIENIQ
- the SUI3 gene encoding translation initiation factor eIF2 subunit beta (similar to Saccharomyces cerevisiae YPL237W | SUI3 | SUppressor of Initiator codon); this encodes MSDLTAELGFDPSLKKKKKTKKTISAQDFDSVVGNKTEGTSVPTNTSSSTTNDEDLFVGLKKKKKKIPASFDAAVENEKTESSPAPSSSDAQLDDITNSLGDLSLKKKKKKKKAPSNLEDFDKALEKAGIDVSATSEQGTPELSSTTSSTASSSIQETVGLPYKDLLTRFFNILRANNPELAGERTGTKFRIPPPVCQRDGKKSIFVNIQEISEKLQRNPEHLIQYLFAELGTSGSVDGQKRLVIKGKFQSKQMEGVLRRYIIEYVTCKTCKSINTELKKEQSNRLFFLVCKSCGSTRSVSSIKSGFQATVKRIKK
- the YAR1 gene encoding Yar1p (similar to Saccharomyces cerevisiae YPL239W | YAR1 | Yeast Ankyrin Repeat), translated to MTSLHSGPLAQEDQDSIIFDARSGDLESLKEIFTTLVHPRLLIDCVDKDTKVTPLHMAAANGHLEVVNYLLKLVKDNSNEQDTLQKWVNQGNNNGNTALHWAALNGQLEVVKCLCEDYNADPFIKNKFNHDPIFEAENSDKEDIETYFLKKYEVNPDEVEKEGEGNENKEVDVTTVQIKEGTEIENVTKEATEALREKTEELSLGREK